A single window of Oncorhynchus keta strain PuntledgeMale-10-30-2019 chromosome 34, Oket_V2, whole genome shotgun sequence DNA harbors:
- the LOC118371562 gene encoding uncharacterized protein LOC118371562 isoform X1 — MAEKPEAGDSEDEVEDVYEVERIIDMRTEEGEVLYRVRWKNYSSDDDTWEPEAHLEDCREVLLGYKRALAEAKVTKDQDAKKCMKLPMKSDVFDADSDSDSDIDKPTDLHVKKKKKKKPREEDEEEAPPLKEKRKKKKDKRKEDFRPRPAPESDEEELSPPPTPGRGTKMSDSKKRFVDSDEEEEAPVPSKKHRKDKTKDGGKHWKKENGEEGKKKKKKKKDRRGDLESTEDEATAPLEEELSEGPSESQTDDTTTTEKSRADDKPKNKKGKSELKLQGIKDFLQDKKGKKLETSSPMLSASGLAKLKSLTSSKSQGRDEPTPTSDSSDTPAPAQVHKKAKGKSHETTPAPPKIPSSSSSSSSSSSGAGASTSKTVEESKVVVGGDKEPTASTNLFEKFLLNCEAKDRVPRKQMVHQPTTTENTKPPKLIGKIEKRTKPTKESPARKPEPDKSKHTDAFRPSQSPGAMETGDRAEAEEEPAQKSKFGGEDRREEAQRWERRTQEDDRRRRRREDSEPRLFIACDDNQDPLESADKSDKGQASLNLGMDLNLDWMTLEDFQKHLNGEDEILSAPPLSPGELRDAVKSGDYMSVKLALNSKEDYNLDQEAYTVEQKSLSGKEKSLNEEEDILNEEKKTLCDEEKPLCAAGNPRSLGNPHRKRNPHRERNSLCKDEIPLCEENHLHKEEKNSLHNKEKTICGEDNTSCDVEKTLCDMERALCDIKKGAEESSLSGDEIHENSSGDEVERQRLDSNVPSGSDPLPSNAESSCEDEYEQYPPKTAQAKKTCRKIFAPRKGTRSSLRSSTKMTVSACSTIDDDDDDKGKLDKKYFCLYCNEPHQNIARHLERMHAEEAAVGHAISFPKLSKIRSLLLDQLRNKGNDQHNLEILQCGDEVVTKKIPSYSGASVRDYLPCQHCVAFFNKIDLWKHESSCNARKGQDETRGGKRVRIQAASPQLAPLPVYSTGGCEEIIHNMNQDDISCHIKNDPLICKYGNALSAKHGHAKSQFTYIGSKMRELARFVLNVNEMDCDVQYLHEVCVPSKFKLAVHAARKMSGHDPASDRYKTPSLALKIGYSLKRATEIAFGESRMTEDREAEEQAKRFIELLENDWNNCFSGLSLSAVPQCDEVDVSSLTEDLIKLQKFLKVAEDTAKKELLENPTNTVWKKLNETLLAEIALFNRKRTGEVAKMLLETYTNRKKAPASADIFNNLSRLEQELGDDKLTRLEIEGKNGRKMPVLLTERMISSLEILIANRDKVGVSKDNPYVFARSLDAASYIRGFDCLRKCAHECDAKNPESLIHATVRKEVAIHCQILNLNESELDQVAKLLGHDTQVHKEYYRLSENAAHLAEISKLLLAMDQVPVVIPGPSGERVVSPTYGTSSAGTYPAVTDTGRTYPTETCPTGSSYPTETYSAKSYTVETQPSRSYHAGTYPEKSYPSGLQSVMSYSAGTDSARAYPTVTHPAGTYPAGSYVAGTYTAETHDARSYPASAYTSGTNPVRSYPEETYPAGNHFVGTQLARSYPAGTYPAQTLPAQTLPAHTVITPTLPTQTLPVGAVPEGTGKVGTVWKRRPWSDAAKAAVKRQLGHFISLMEVPGKRDCEVCLHNEPAVRDRTWRDIKNYVHNTVKSIKRKKGLTRVDPTQQTKKGASKKEKEMEAKSAKERVGGTMTESAQERLEAAPVAIPRKQKIWGDEAQAAVRRQLGDFTKLMKIPGKKECDACIAAEPVLQGRTWKDVKNYVHNTLMTMCRRHISGKQNMDSEKPIPVTQKPGLQQSPVVHQKPCVPLGHPEDCPVYLSL, encoded by the exons GGGGAGGTCCTGTACCGCGTTCGCTGGAAGAACTACTCCTCTGACGATGACACGTGGGAGCCTGAGGCCCACCTGGAGGATTGCAGGGAGGTGCTCCTGGGCTACAAGAGGGCTCTGGCAGAGGCTAAGGTCACGAAAGACCAAGATGCTAAGAAATGCATG AAGTTGCCCATGAAGAGTGATGTGTTCGATGCTGACTCTGACAGCGACAGTGATATTGACAAGCCCACAGACCTGCATgttaagaagaagaaaaagaagaagcccagagaagaggatgaggaggaggcacCTCCCCTAAAGGAGAAGAGGAAAAAGAAGAAAGACAAGCGCAAGGAGGACTTCAGGCCTCGTCCGGCACCGGAGTCTGATGAAGAGGAGCTttcccctcccccaacccctgGCCGCGGAACCAAAATGTCCGACTCCAAAAAGAGATTTGTTGACTCCGATGAAGAGGAAGAAGCCCCTGTGCCCTCCAAGAAGCACAGGAAGGACAAGACCAAGGATGGAGGGAAGCACTGGAAAAAAGAGAAtggggaggaagggaagaagaaaaagaagaaaaagaaggatCGAAGGGGTGATCTGGAGTCTACTGAAGATGAGGCCACAGCCCCCCTGGAAGAGGAGCTTAGCGAGGGGCCATCTGAGTCCCAGACGGATGATACCACCACAACGGAAAAGTCTCGCGCTGATGACAAGCCCAAGAATAAGAAGGGTAAGTCAGAACTGAAGCTGCAGGGCATCAAGGACTTCCTTCAGGACAAGAAAGGCAAGAAACTGGAAACTTCGTCGCCAATGCTCTCCGCAAGCGGCCTCGCAAAACTGAAGAGCCTCACTTCCTCCAAGAGCCAGGGCCGGGATGAGCCGACACCAACCTCTGACTCAAGCGACACTCCTGCCCCAGCCCAAGTCCACAAGAAGGCCAAGGGCAAGAGCCACGAGACCACTCCTGCACCGCCTAAAAttccctcttcctcatcctcttcttcctcttcctcctctggtGCAGGGGCAAGCACCAGCAAGACTGTGGAGGAGTCTAAAGTTGTAGTGGGTGGGGATAAGGAGCCGACCGCCTCCACTAACCTGTTTGAGAAGTTCCTGCTGAACTGCGAGGCCAAGGACCGTGTTCCCCGCAAACAGATGGTCCACCAGCCCACCACCACAGAGAACACTAAACCACCTAAG CTCATAGGGAAAATTGAGAAAAGGACCAAGCCGACAAAGGAGTCACCTGCTCGGAAGCCAGAGCCAGATAAGTCCAAACATACAGACG CATTTCGGCCCAGTCAGAGCCCCGGTGCTATGGAGACTGGTGACAGGGCGGAGGCAGAGGAGGAACCCGCCCAGAAGTCAAAGTTCGGTGGAGAGGACCGGAGGGAGGAGGCTCAACGTTGGGAGAGGAGGACCCAAGAGgatgacaggaggaggaggaggagagaggacagcgaGCCACGCCTCTTCATCGCCTGTGATGACAATCAAGACCCCTTGGAGAGCGCTGACAAGTCTG ACAAAGGGCAAGCCTCTCTTAACCTTGGAATGGACCTCAACTTGGACTGGATGACACTGGAGGACTTTCAGAAACATTTGAACGGAGAGGATGAGATTCTCTCTGCTCCACCTCTATCTCCCG GTGAGCTGCGGGATGCAGTGAAAAGTGGGGATTACATGTCTGTGAAACTTGCACTCAATTCCAAAGAGGACTACAATCTGGACCAGGAG GCATACACTGTTGAACAGAAGAGTTTAAGTGGCAAAGAGAAGAGTTTAAATGAGGAAGAGGATATTTTAAATGAGGAAAAGAAGACTTTATGTGATGAAGAGAAGCCTTTATGTGCAGCAGGGAATCCTCGCAGCCTGGGGAATCCTCACCGCAAAAGGAATCCTCACCGCGAAAGGAATTCTCTTTGCAAAGATGAGATTCCTCTATGCGAAGAGAATCATTTACACAAGGAAGAGAAAAATTCTCTACACAATAAAGAGAAGACTATATGTGGTGAAGATAATACTTCATGCGATGTGGAGAAGACTTTATGTGACATGGAGAGAGCTTTATGTGACATAAAGAAGGGTGCTGAGGAAAGCAGTTTGAGTGGTGACGAGATTCACGAAAACAGTTCAGGTGATGAGGTAGAACGACAAAGACTTGATTCAAATGTTCCAAGTGGGTCAGATCCTCTTCCATCTAATGCAGAAAGCTCATGCGAGGATGAATATGAGCAGTACCCTCCAAAAACGGCACAAGCTAAAAAAACTTGCCGCAAAATATTTGCGCCACGTAAAGGTACACGGTCAAGCTTACGTTCCAGCACAAAAATGACAGTCAGCGCGTGTAGTacgattgatgatgatgatgatgataagggAAAATTGGACAAAAAGTATTTCTGCCTTTATTGCAATGAACCACACCAAAACATTGCAAGACATTTAGAAAGGATGCACGCAGAAGAAGCAGCTGTTGGTCATGCTATCAGCTTCCCAAAACTCTCCAAAATCAGGTCTCTGTTGCTTGACCAACTCCGTAACAAAGGCAACGATCAACACAACTTAGAAATTCTTCAATGTGGAGATGAAGTTGTGACAAAGAAAATACCCTCTTACAGTGGTGCTTCTGTGCGTGACTACCTACCCTGCCAACACTGTGTAGCTTTTTTTAACAAAATAGATTTATGGAAGCATGAGAGCTCATGTAATGCCAGAAAAGGACAAGATGAAACGAGGGGAGGAAAAAGAGTGAGGATCCAGGCTGCGTCCCCTCAACTTGCTCCATTGCCTGTCTATTCTACTGGAGGATGTGAAGAAATAATACACAATATGAATCAAGATGATATCTCATGCCACATCAAAAATGATCCCCTCATATGTAAATATGGCAATGCACTATCTGCAAAGCATGGTCATGCCAAGTCACAGTTTACTTACATTGGTTCAAAAATGAGGGAATTGGCTAGATTTGTACTTAATGTAAATGAGATGGACTGTGATGTCCAATACTTGCATGAAGTATGTGTACCATCCAAATTCAAATTGGCCGTTCATGCTGCCAGGAAAATGAGTGGTCATGACCCTGCCTCAGACAGATACAAGACCCCATCTCTTGCTTTAAAGATTGGCTATTCCTTGAAAAGAGCTACTGAAATAGCTTTTGGGGAGAGTCGTATGACAGAGGACCGTGAGGCAGAGGAACAAGCCAAAAGATTCATTGAACTTCTTGAAAATGATTGGAATAACTGTTTTTCCGGTCTATCCCTCAGCGCTGTCCCTCAGTGTGATGAAGTTGATGTGTCTTCACTAACTGAGGATTTGATCAAACTTCAGAAGTTTCTCAAGGTTGCAGAGGACACAGCGAAGAAAGAATTGCTGGAGAACCCCACCAACACTGTCTGGAAAAAGCTCAATGAAACTCTTCTTGCAGAAATAGCTCTCTTCAACAGAAAAAGGACAGGGGAAGTTGCGAAAATGCTGTTGGAAACGTACACAAACAGAAAGAAAGCTCCAGCTAGTGCAGACATTTTCAATAACCTCTCAAGGCTGGAGCAGGAGCTTGGAGACGACAAATTAACCAGGTTGGAAATAGAAGGCAAAAATGGTAGGAAAATGCCAGTCCTACTAACGGAGAGGATGATCTCATCTCTTGAGATCCTTATTGCAAACAGAGACAAAGTTGGTGTGTCAAAGGACAACCCTTATGTCTTTGCACGTAGCCTGGATGCAGCAAGCTACATCAGAGGGTTTGACTGTCTGAGGAAGTGTGCACATGAGTGTGACGCAAAGAATCCTGAAAGTCTGATCCATGCGACAGTGAGGAAAGAGGTTGCTATCCATTGCCAAATACTAAACTTGAATGAAAGTGAATTGGATCAGGTGGCAAAGTTATTGGGACATGACACCCAGGTCCATAAAGAGTACTACAGGCTCTCTGAAAATGCAGCACATCTAGCAGAAATCAGCAAACTGCTGCTTGCAATGGATCAGGTTCCAGTGGTAATTCCAGGGCCATCTGGGGAAAGGGTTGTTTCTCCTACATATG GGACATCTTCTGCAGGGACATACCCAGCTGTGACAGATACTGGAAGGACATATCCTACCGAGACATGTCCTACTGGGTCATCATATCCTACAGAGACATATTCAGCGAAGTCATATACTGTGGAGACACAGCCTTCAAGGTCATATCATGCTGGGACTTATCCTGAGAAGTCATATCCTTCAGGATTACAATCTGTGATGTCATATTCTGCGGGGACAGATTCTGCGAGAGCATATCCTACCGTGACACATCCTGCAGGGACCTATCCAGCAGGTTCATATGTTGCAGGGACATATACTGCAGAGACACATGATGCAAGATCATATCCTGCAAGTGCTTATACTTCGGGGACGAATCCTGTCAGGTCATATCCTGAAGAGACATATCCTGCGGGGAACCATTTTGTGGGTACACAACTTGCTAGGTCATATCCTGCCGGAACATATCCTGCACAGACACTTCCTGCACAAACACTACCGGCGCATACAGTTATTACACCAACACTTCCAACGCAGACGCTTCCTGTCGGGGCAGTTCCTGAGGGGACAGGTAAGGTGGGCACAGTGTGGAAACGGAGACCGTGGAGTGATGCTGCTAAGGCTGCGGTGAAGCGTCAGTTAGGACACTTTATCTCATTGATGGAGGTTCCAGGTAAACGGGACTGTGAAGTATGCCTCCACAATGAGCCAGCTGTACGAGACAGGACATGGAGAGACATCAAAAACTATGTGCACAACACAGTGAAATCTATTAAAAGGAAAAAGGGTCTTACAAGAGTGGACCCCACCCAACAGACAAAGAAAGGCGCgtcaaagaaagaaaaagaaatgGAGGCAAAGAGTGCTAAGGAAAGAGTTGGTGGAACAATGACCGAATCTGCACAGGAGAGACTAGAGGCAGCTCCTGTTGCAATACCAAGGAAACAGAAAATTTGGGGTGATGAGGCTCAGGCTGCGGTCAGGCGGCAGCTAGGAGACTTCACTAAACTGATGAAGATTCCAGGTAAAAAGGAATGTGATGCATGCATTGCAGCTGAACCAGTTCTACAAGGCAGGACATGGAAAGATGTAAAAAACTATGTGCATAacacattaatgacaatgtgcaggaggCATATTTCAGGCAAACAAAACATGGATAGTGAAAAACCAATTCCTGTGACACAGAAACCAGGGTTGCAACAGAGTCCAGTTGTGCATCAGAAACCATGTGTGCCGTTGGGACATCCAGAAGATTGTCCTGTTTATCTGTCCTTATGA
- the LOC118371562 gene encoding uncharacterized protein LOC118371562 isoform X3 has translation MMSKRSKFTRSYKIQHLPQAYTVEQKSLSGKEKSLNEEEDILNEEKKTLCDEEKPLCAAGNPRSLGNPHRKRNPHRERNSLCKDEIPLCEENHLHKEEKNSLHNKEKTICGEDNTSCDVEKTLCDMERALCDIKKGAEESSLSGDEIHENSSGDEVERQRLDSNVPSGSDPLPSNAESSCEDEYEQYPPKTAQAKKTCRKIFAPRKGTRSSLRSSTKMTVSACSTIDDDDDDKGKLDKKYFCLYCNEPHQNIARHLERMHAEEAAVGHAISFPKLSKIRSLLLDQLRNKGNDQHNLEILQCGDEVVTKKIPSYSGASVRDYLPCQHCVAFFNKIDLWKHESSCNARKGQDETRGGKRVRIQAASPQLAPLPVYSTGGCEEIIHNMNQDDISCHIKNDPLICKYGNALSAKHGHAKSQFTYIGSKMRELARFVLNVNEMDCDVQYLHEVCVPSKFKLAVHAARKMSGHDPASDRYKTPSLALKIGYSLKRATEIAFGESRMTEDREAEEQAKRFIELLENDWNNCFSGLSLSAVPQCDEVDVSSLTEDLIKLQKFLKVAEDTAKKELLENPTNTVWKKLNETLLAEIALFNRKRTGEVAKMLLETYTNRKKAPASADIFNNLSRLEQELGDDKLTRLEIEGKNGRKMPVLLTERMISSLEILIANRDKVGVSKDNPYVFARSLDAASYIRGFDCLRKCAHECDAKNPESLIHATVRKEVAIHCQILNLNESELDQVAKLLGHDTQVHKEYYRLSENAAHLAEISKLLLAMDQVPVVIPGPSGERVVSPTYGTSSAGTYPAVTDTGRTYPTETCPTGSSYPTETYSAKSYTVETQPSRSYHAGTYPEKSYPSGLQSVMSYSAGTDSARAYPTVTHPAGTYPAGSYVAGTYTAETHDARSYPASAYTSGTNPVRSYPEETYPAGNHFVGTQLARSYPAGTYPAQTLPAQTLPAHTVITPTLPTQTLPVGAVPEGTGKVGTVWKRRPWSDAAKAAVKRQLGHFISLMEVPGKRDCEVCLHNEPAVRDRTWRDIKNYVHNTVKSIKRKKGLTRVDPTQQTKKGASKKEKEMEAKSAKERVGGTMTESAQERLEAAPVAIPRKQKIWGDEAQAAVRRQLGDFTKLMKIPGKKECDACIAAEPVLQGRTWKDVKNYVHNTLMTMCRRHISGKQNMDSEKPIPVTQKPGLQQSPVVHQKPCVPLGHPEDCPVYLSL, from the exons ATGATGAGCAAGAGGTCAAAGTTCACAAGAAGCTATAAGATACAACATTTACCTCAG GCATACACTGTTGAACAGAAGAGTTTAAGTGGCAAAGAGAAGAGTTTAAATGAGGAAGAGGATATTTTAAATGAGGAAAAGAAGACTTTATGTGATGAAGAGAAGCCTTTATGTGCAGCAGGGAATCCTCGCAGCCTGGGGAATCCTCACCGCAAAAGGAATCCTCACCGCGAAAGGAATTCTCTTTGCAAAGATGAGATTCCTCTATGCGAAGAGAATCATTTACACAAGGAAGAGAAAAATTCTCTACACAATAAAGAGAAGACTATATGTGGTGAAGATAATACTTCATGCGATGTGGAGAAGACTTTATGTGACATGGAGAGAGCTTTATGTGACATAAAGAAGGGTGCTGAGGAAAGCAGTTTGAGTGGTGACGAGATTCACGAAAACAGTTCAGGTGATGAGGTAGAACGACAAAGACTTGATTCAAATGTTCCAAGTGGGTCAGATCCTCTTCCATCTAATGCAGAAAGCTCATGCGAGGATGAATATGAGCAGTACCCTCCAAAAACGGCACAAGCTAAAAAAACTTGCCGCAAAATATTTGCGCCACGTAAAGGTACACGGTCAAGCTTACGTTCCAGCACAAAAATGACAGTCAGCGCGTGTAGTacgattgatgatgatgatgatgataagggAAAATTGGACAAAAAGTATTTCTGCCTTTATTGCAATGAACCACACCAAAACATTGCAAGACATTTAGAAAGGATGCACGCAGAAGAAGCAGCTGTTGGTCATGCTATCAGCTTCCCAAAACTCTCCAAAATCAGGTCTCTGTTGCTTGACCAACTCCGTAACAAAGGCAACGATCAACACAACTTAGAAATTCTTCAATGTGGAGATGAAGTTGTGACAAAGAAAATACCCTCTTACAGTGGTGCTTCTGTGCGTGACTACCTACCCTGCCAACACTGTGTAGCTTTTTTTAACAAAATAGATTTATGGAAGCATGAGAGCTCATGTAATGCCAGAAAAGGACAAGATGAAACGAGGGGAGGAAAAAGAGTGAGGATCCAGGCTGCGTCCCCTCAACTTGCTCCATTGCCTGTCTATTCTACTGGAGGATGTGAAGAAATAATACACAATATGAATCAAGATGATATCTCATGCCACATCAAAAATGATCCCCTCATATGTAAATATGGCAATGCACTATCTGCAAAGCATGGTCATGCCAAGTCACAGTTTACTTACATTGGTTCAAAAATGAGGGAATTGGCTAGATTTGTACTTAATGTAAATGAGATGGACTGTGATGTCCAATACTTGCATGAAGTATGTGTACCATCCAAATTCAAATTGGCCGTTCATGCTGCCAGGAAAATGAGTGGTCATGACCCTGCCTCAGACAGATACAAGACCCCATCTCTTGCTTTAAAGATTGGCTATTCCTTGAAAAGAGCTACTGAAATAGCTTTTGGGGAGAGTCGTATGACAGAGGACCGTGAGGCAGAGGAACAAGCCAAAAGATTCATTGAACTTCTTGAAAATGATTGGAATAACTGTTTTTCCGGTCTATCCCTCAGCGCTGTCCCTCAGTGTGATGAAGTTGATGTGTCTTCACTAACTGAGGATTTGATCAAACTTCAGAAGTTTCTCAAGGTTGCAGAGGACACAGCGAAGAAAGAATTGCTGGAGAACCCCACCAACACTGTCTGGAAAAAGCTCAATGAAACTCTTCTTGCAGAAATAGCTCTCTTCAACAGAAAAAGGACAGGGGAAGTTGCGAAAATGCTGTTGGAAACGTACACAAACAGAAAGAAAGCTCCAGCTAGTGCAGACATTTTCAATAACCTCTCAAGGCTGGAGCAGGAGCTTGGAGACGACAAATTAACCAGGTTGGAAATAGAAGGCAAAAATGGTAGGAAAATGCCAGTCCTACTAACGGAGAGGATGATCTCATCTCTTGAGATCCTTATTGCAAACAGAGACAAAGTTGGTGTGTCAAAGGACAACCCTTATGTCTTTGCACGTAGCCTGGATGCAGCAAGCTACATCAGAGGGTTTGACTGTCTGAGGAAGTGTGCACATGAGTGTGACGCAAAGAATCCTGAAAGTCTGATCCATGCGACAGTGAGGAAAGAGGTTGCTATCCATTGCCAAATACTAAACTTGAATGAAAGTGAATTGGATCAGGTGGCAAAGTTATTGGGACATGACACCCAGGTCCATAAAGAGTACTACAGGCTCTCTGAAAATGCAGCACATCTAGCAGAAATCAGCAAACTGCTGCTTGCAATGGATCAGGTTCCAGTGGTAATTCCAGGGCCATCTGGGGAAAGGGTTGTTTCTCCTACATATG GGACATCTTCTGCAGGGACATACCCAGCTGTGACAGATACTGGAAGGACATATCCTACCGAGACATGTCCTACTGGGTCATCATATCCTACAGAGACATATTCAGCGAAGTCATATACTGTGGAGACACAGCCTTCAAGGTCATATCATGCTGGGACTTATCCTGAGAAGTCATATCCTTCAGGATTACAATCTGTGATGTCATATTCTGCGGGGACAGATTCTGCGAGAGCATATCCTACCGTGACACATCCTGCAGGGACCTATCCAGCAGGTTCATATGTTGCAGGGACATATACTGCAGAGACACATGATGCAAGATCATATCCTGCAAGTGCTTATACTTCGGGGACGAATCCTGTCAGGTCATATCCTGAAGAGACATATCCTGCGGGGAACCATTTTGTGGGTACACAACTTGCTAGGTCATATCCTGCCGGAACATATCCTGCACAGACACTTCCTGCACAAACACTACCGGCGCATACAGTTATTACACCAACACTTCCAACGCAGACGCTTCCTGTCGGGGCAGTTCCTGAGGGGACAGGTAAGGTGGGCACAGTGTGGAAACGGAGACCGTGGAGTGATGCTGCTAAGGCTGCGGTGAAGCGTCAGTTAGGACACTTTATCTCATTGATGGAGGTTCCAGGTAAACGGGACTGTGAAGTATGCCTCCACAATGAGCCAGCTGTACGAGACAGGACATGGAGAGACATCAAAAACTATGTGCACAACACAGTGAAATCTATTAAAAGGAAAAAGGGTCTTACAAGAGTGGACCCCACCCAACAGACAAAGAAAGGCGCgtcaaagaaagaaaaagaaatgGAGGCAAAGAGTGCTAAGGAAAGAGTTGGTGGAACAATGACCGAATCTGCACAGGAGAGACTAGAGGCAGCTCCTGTTGCAATACCAAGGAAACAGAAAATTTGGGGTGATGAGGCTCAGGCTGCGGTCAGGCGGCAGCTAGGAGACTTCACTAAACTGATGAAGATTCCAGGTAAAAAGGAATGTGATGCATGCATTGCAGCTGAACCAGTTCTACAAGGCAGGACATGGAAAGATGTAAAAAACTATGTGCATAacacattaatgacaatgtgcaggaggCATATTTCAGGCAAACAAAACATGGATAGTGAAAAACCAATTCCTGTGACACAGAAACCAGGGTTGCAACAGAGTCCAGTTGTGCATCAGAAACCATGTGTGCCGTTGGGACATCCAGAAGATTGTCCTGTTTATCTGTCCTTATGA